One Alnus glutinosa chromosome 3, dhAlnGlut1.1, whole genome shotgun sequence genomic region harbors:
- the LOC133864459 gene encoding GATA transcription factor 19-like: MHRCSTSQGNMVGPCTCGMYHSQSSPFSMLFSMPNHMPYDESEMYSFASSSASVDCTLSLGTPSTRLTEDDEKRRRSGSSVSNFCWDLLQTKQAPSAPQTHKTSRGGNNGGNNNAANDPLLARRCANCDTTSTPLWRNGPRGPKSLCNACGIRFKKEERRASAAASTTTNNGASSGGITEPNHMLSHHNTSWYAHSQTQKMPCYSPAIGNEFRFIEDNDRDSDTGIPFLSWRLNVTDRPSLIHDFTR, from the exons aTGCATCGCTGCAGCACCTCTCAGGGGAACATGGTGGGCCCATGTACGTGTGGTATGTATCACAGCCAAAGCAGTCCCTTCTCCATGCTATTCTCCATGCCCAACCACATGCCCTATGATGAATCCGAAATGTATTCCTTCGCATCATCTTCCGCTTCTGTGGATTGCACTCTCTCTTTAGGAACCCCATCTACTCGTCTTACCGAAGATGACGAAAAACGACGGCGCTCTGGCTCCTCCGTGTCCAACTTTTGCTGGGACTTGTTACAGACCAAGCAAGCACCTTCAGCACCGCAAACTCACAAAACTAGCCGCGGAGGCAATAATGGCGGCAATAACAACGCCGCCAATGACCCTCTCCTCGCTCGCCGTTGTGCCAACTGTGACACCACTTCCACGCCCCTGTGGAGGAACGGTCCAAGAGGCCCAAAG TCGCTATGCAATGCTTGTGGTATTCGattcaagaaagaagagaggagagcCAGTGCGGCGGCCTCAACCACAACCAACAACGGCGCGAGCTCAGGAGGAATAACAGAGCCAAATCACATGCTAAGTCACCATAACACTTCATGGTACGCACATTCACAGACCCAGAAAATGCCGTGCTACTCTCCTGCCATTGGCAACGAGTTCCGGTTCATCGAAGACAACGACCGAGATTCGGATACCGGCATTCCCTTCCTTTCTTGGCGTCTCAATGTCACAGATAGGCCGAGCCTCATCCATGACTTCACGAGATGA